In the genome of Streptomyces lydicus, the window TTCACCGCCTCCACGCTCACCATCAAGGCGCTGGGCACCACCACCACCTGCACGCCCGCCAACCACCCCAAGCCCTCGCTGACCCTGGACGTGAAGGGGACCGGCGGCTCGGGCGGCGGCTCGGGCGGCTCCTCGGGAAGCACCGGCGCTGCTGCGACCGGCGGCGGCTCCTCGGGCGGGCAACTGCCGCAGACCGGACCCGCGGACTCCTTCCTCGCGCTGGGCACCCTCGGCGGCACCGTGCTGCTGGCCGGTGCGGCCGGTGCGCTCTGGCTGACCCGCCGTCACCAGCGGGTGTGACGCGCCGCGTGGGGCGCCAGGACCCGCCCGGCGCACCGTCGTCCTCCGCCCTCCCCGTGCCCGGCCGGCATGGGGAGGCCCCCTCGCGCCAGGAGCCGCCGATGCCCTTCCGTACCCGCACAGCGGTCAGCGGCGTGGTCCTCGCGACCGCCGCCGTGCTGCCGTGCTCCGCCGCGGCCGCGGCCCGGCCGGCCGCCGCCCCGGCGCCACCGGGCTGGTCCGCGGCGCCCGCGCCCGGTGACGGCGCCGCGCCCGGTACACCGGACCGCCCGTACTTCTACCTGGAGGGCGCGCCGGGCACCGTCATCAGCGACCGGCTGTCCCTGAGCAACCCCACCGGCCACACCGTCACCGTACGGCTGCGCGGCTCCACGCCCGGCGCATGGCTGACGCTCGCCTCGACGGAGGTGAAGGTTCCGCCGCGCACCCGGGCGAGTGTGCCGTTCACGGTGACCGTGCCGCGCGACGCCGCCCCCGGTGAGCGCTCCGGCTCGCTGCGCGCCACCGGCGGCCGGGGGAGCGGCGCGGGCGGCCGGGGCGCCGTACCGGTCCATCTGCGGGTGACCGGGGCGGCGTTGTCCGCACTGAGCGTCGAGAACGTGTCGGTGGGCGGACGGGGTGGGCCGGGCGGACGGGGAGAGCGGGGCGGTGCGGCGGTCATCCGGTACACGCTGGTCAACCGCGGCAACACGGTGCTCACCCCGCGGCTGGCGGTGCATGCCGACGGGCTCTTCGGCCCCGTGCTGCGGCGGGCCACCCGCACTCTGCCGGTCGCGCTGCGGCCCGGCCAGAGCGTCGATCTGACGGAGAAATGGGCTGACCCGCCCGGTCTGGACGCGGCGGACGTACGGCTCGTGGTGACGGCGGGCGGCGGCGCCCACGGGTCCGCCACCGCGACGTATACCGCGGTCCCCTGGGGTGTGGTGGCCGGGCCGGCCGTCCTCCTGGCGGCGGGCGGGGGCGGTCTGGTGGTCCTGCGCCGACGGCGTCGCGGCACGGGCGCGGGCGGTGTACGGGGCACGAAGAGCGCGCCGGAGACGGCCGGGGACGCGCGGCCGTCCGAGGGCGGAAGGACGGACGCGGCGGGGCAGTTGGCGAGTACCGGACCGGGAGCGCGATCGTGAACGGCGAGACGGGGACAGAGGCGGGGACGGGGACAGCGGCAGGGACAGGGGTGGGGCGAGAGGCAGGGTCAGGGAGAGAGGCAGGGTCAGGGAGAGAGGCAGGGTCAGAGACGAGGGTGGCGCGTCCGGCTGCGGGGGCGCGTACGGCTATGGGGACGCGTACGGCCACCGGCTCGGGCGCGGCCCGCGCCGTACGGCCGGCCCGCGCCGTACGGCGGACCGGGCGGTGGGCGGTGGCCGCACTCGCCCTCTGCCTGGCGCTCGGGGCGGCCCCGCTTCCGGCCGCCGCCGTGCCCGCGGCCCCGTACGCCCCCGCTGCGGCCCCGTACGCGACCACGGCGGACGGGCATCCCACCGTCCAGCTCTCCCGGAAGGAAGCCGGCAAGGGCGGCTCGCTCACCGTGACCGGCCGTGGCTGGCGGCCCAAGGCGCTGCTCACGCTGCTGATCTGCGGGCAGAACATGATCGGCGGTACCAATTCCTGTGCCAACGGCGACGGACGGGCGGTCACCACCGACGCCCAGGGCGCCTTCCGCAGGAGCCTCCCGGTCGCCGAGCCGCCCAAGCCCTGCCCTTGTGTGGTGCATGCGGCGACCGTGACCGGTGAGGCTGCCGCAGCGGATGCCGCCTTCACGGTGGCGGGCCACCCGGTGGCGCCGCTGCCCGTGGAGAGCACCGGCGGCCGGCTGACCGTGCTCGCCCAGCCGCGGCTGGCGGGCAGCAGCGGCCTGCTGACCTGGTTCGGCGCCCCCGCACAGCGCCGGTTGACCCTCACGGTCGGCAATCTCGGCCCGGCACCGGCCAAGGACCCTGTCTTCCGGGTCGGCACCTCACACGGGGTCTTCGCGCCGCAGTGGGAGGAGCAGCAGTGGCGGGGGACCGTACCCGCCGGGAAGAAAGCCGAGGTCACGCTGCCGGTCGAGCTGCCGGCCGGTGCGCACGGGGACTATCTGGTCTCGCTCGAATACGGCGGCAAGGTGCTGGCCGAGCAGCCCTGGGGAGTCGGCAGGCCATGGGGCGTGACGCTCTTCTGGGTGCTGCTGTGCGTGGTGGTCCCGACGGCGGTGTTCCGCATCGGGATGGCGCTCGTGGACCGGGTGCGCCCGCGCCGGACGGGCGGCACCCGCAGACACGGCGCAGGAGGTACGCCCACCGGACGTACGCCCACGACCGGACGCACGTCCAGGAGCGGGCGCACCTCGTCGGCCGGAGGTACGCCGGCGGCCTCACGCTCACGCGCGGCCGGCATCGGACCACGCTTCAGGAACCGGACCGCGCGCGAGGGCTCCACGGCCGGCCCCGGTACACCGGGGGGCCGTGCCGCGCTGCCGTGGTTCACCCAGGACACCGCACCGTCCACCACCGCATCAACCGAACGACCGACATCAACCGAACGACCGACGTCGAAAGGTTCAGCGTGATGAGGCAACGGAGGAGAGCCGCGGTGGCCTCGGCGGCCGCGCTGGTGCTCGCAGGTGCGGGCATCATGACAGCGGCCGGGACCGCCCAGGCCGCAGAGGTGTCGTACAAGACGGAGTGTCTGCCGCCGCCGATATCGGGGCTGCCGCCGGTCGAGGGCACCACGAAGGTGGCGGTCGGCGCGCCGGAGACGGCCAAGGTGGGCGACGAGATCGAGGTGGTCTGGAAGACGGTGGAGGGGGCCTCGAAGAACCCCGACATCCTCGATCTCGGGGAGAACACCGTCCAGCCGACCGGCACGATCAAGGTGGCCGGGGCGCAGACCGGCGATCTGGCCATGCAGGGGCCGCGGCAGAACCCGCCGATCCCCAAGGGCAGTCCGATGAAGCTGTCCGACATGAAGGGCAAGCTGAAGCTGTCGAAGCCGGGTGAGGTCACGCTGACGCCCGGCTTGTACAACATCAACGTCAACAAGCCGATCTCGACGGACACCAAGTGCTCGCCCAAGGAGACGGTGCAGCCCGCGGTCACCATCAAGGTGACCGACGGCGGGGCCGGTTCCGGCGGCACCACAAGCGGGACGACCACCGGCACCACGAGCGGCACCACCTCCGGCACGACCGGCGGGACCACGAGCGGCACCACTACCGGGACCACGACGGGCACGACCGGCGGAACCACCAGCGGGACCACCTCCGGCACCACCACCGGCAGCACCGACGGCGGTGCGACCACCGGTTCGTCCGGCGGCACCACCACCGGAGGCTCCGGCGGCGACCCCGACGGCACCGCGTACAAGGGCAAGGAAGTACTGGTCCCGTACGCCTGCAAGACGCCCATCGGGGACAAGAAGGCGACCTCTCCGGTCCAGATCAACGCGGTGAAGAAGGCCGGCAGTTACGACCTGACGGTGAAGTTCGGCAAGTCCGTCATGGACAGCCCGGCGGACATCCCCAAGGGCGCGGTCAAGCCGTCGATGGACGTCAAGGTCGGTGGCGCGGACAAGGGAGCGGTGAAGGTCGAGGGGCCGGCGAACGCCGGTCCGATCAAGTCGGGGCAGCCGATAGCGATTCCCGACCTGAAGGGCACCTACAAGCCGGGTGCCACCGGCAAGGCCACGCTGACCCCGGGCGTGCTCACCGTCAATGCCCTCGGGACGACCACCACCTGCACCCCGGAGAAGGACCCGGGAGTCTCGCTCGCCCTGGACACCTCGGCACAGCAGGGCGGCACCTCCGGCGGCACGTCCAGCGGCGCCACGGGCGGCGCCGCGGCCTCCGGCGGGAGCGCGGCGGGGCCGGCCAGTGTCTCGGGCGGCAGCGGCAGCAGCGGCGGCCTCGCCCAGACCGGCGCGAGCGACCACGGGGCGCTGACCGCGCTCGGCATCCTCGCCGGGACGGTCATCCTGCTGGGCGGGGCGGTCTTCACCTTCCTGCCCCGGCACCGGGCACGGATCCGCTGACCCGGCACGTCCCCGGCGCATAGGCGGGGTACGCCCCCAGGGGCATGACCGGCACGTTCCCAGGGACGCACGAGCCCCACGTCCCCGAGGACGCACAAAGGGGGCGTCGCACCGGCGGTGCGACGCCCCCTCCTGCTGTCCGGGGCCGGGCCGGCAGGCGTCAGTTGACGCTGCCCATCAGCTCCTTGATCCGCTTGCGGGACGTCCAGATGCCGAGGCCGGCGATGACGGCGAACACGGCCTCCACGGTGACCGAGGCGGCGGTGTTCAGATTGACGTTCAGCTGCGGCGACGTCAGCAGCCCGGACACCGAGTCGCCCGCGGTGACCGCGAGGAACCAGACACCCATCATCTGGGAGGTGTACTTGGCGGGCGCCATCTTCGTGGTGACCGACAGTCCGACCGGCGAGAGGCACAGCTCGCTGACGGTCTGGATGAAGTAGATCGCCACCAGCCACATCGGGCTGACCTTGCCGCCATGGGCGGCGGTGTCGATCAGCGGGATGAGGAAGACCGCGAACGAGATGCCGATCAGCGCGAGGCTGGAGGCGAACTTGACGGCGGTGCTGGGCTCCTTGTCCCGCCGGTTCAGCCACAGCCACGCCGACGCGACCACCGGGGCGAGCGCCATGATGAAGAGCGGGTTGAGCGACTGGTACCAGGACGTCGGGAAGTGGAATCCCAGCAGGTCGTTCGTCGTGGAGTTGGCGCCGAAGATCGACAGGGTGGAGCCGTTCTGGTCGTAGATCATCCAGAAGACGGCGGCGACCGCGAAGAACCACATGTAGCCCGAGAGCTTGGACTGCTCCAGCTCCGTGAGCTCCTTGTCGCGCTTCATGCGGACCAGGACCGCGATCGGGATGACCAGACCGGCGATGGTGATCGGCATCAGCGCCCAGTCGGCGAAGTTCCCGGTCACGCCGAGCAGGGTGTAGAAGACGGCCGCGACGGCCAGCCAGATCAGGCCCTTGCGCAGCGTGGACGCCTTCTCCTGGTCCGTCGCCGGCTGGGCGACGACGCTGCTCTCCGGGCTCAAGTGGCGGCTGCCGAGCAGGAACTGGGCGAGGCCGAGCGCCATGCCGACGGCGGCGAGCGTGAAGCCGAGGTGCCAGTTGACGCTCTCGCCGACGGTGCCGATGGACAGCGGGGCCAGCAGGGCACCGATGTTGATGCCGATGTAGAAGAGCGTGAAGCCACCGTCACGGCGCGGGTCTTGCGGGCCGTCATAGAGGTGGCCGACCATCGTGGAGATGTTCGCCTTCAGCAGGCCGGAGCCGATCGCGACCAGCACCAGACCCGCGAAGAAGGACGCCGCGGAGGGCAGGGCGAGCGTGATGTGGCCCGCGATGACGACGAGGGCACCGATGGCGACCGTCTTGCGCGGTCCCCAGAAGCGGTCGGCCACCCAGCCGCCCGGCATGGCGAGCAGGTAGACCATCGCCATGTACACCGAGTAGATCGCCGTGGCCGTGGTGGCCTGCATGTGCATGCCGCCGGGCGCGATCAGGTACAGCGGGAGTAGGGCCTTCATGCCGTAGAAGCTGTAGCGCTCCCACATCTCGGTCATGAAGAGCGTGGCCAGACCGCGGGGGTGGCCGAAGAAGGTCTTGCCGCCATCCACAGGGTTCCCCTGCTGGGCCGCGTCCTTCGTCAGGCTGGACGCCATGGATGCTTCCTTGCTGCTACGGGACGCGTTCGGTGGCCGATACGCGCCCGGGTGGGGGGGGATGACCGGCACCGGCGTAGCCCCGCCCGCCCCCACGTCCGGGAGGTTCGGCACCCCCGCGAGGGGCCGTCGGGACGGTCGTACTCCGGATTCCACGCCCCCCGTCTAGCTGGCGCGGCGGACCCGGTCGACAGGTCGATCACTGTCCATCAGGGCTGGTGATTCCAGCCCGGTACACAACGAGGGACCGTTGACATCAGCGGAGAGTCAAAGGTCCCGGGTGGTTGAGCGATGGACGTCACGCCACCATACGTCCGGCGGCAGCACTGTTGGGCTGCGTGAGACAACGCTCACACCGGCACGGGGAACTGCGAGCGCCCCTGCGGGTACCACGCGCCCCCGCGCGCGCCCGGGGCGTCCCCGGCTCACGCTGCAGGAACGGTCCGTCGTCGGCCATCCGCGCTGGTCCGCCCCTCGGTCCACGGACATCGGACTACCATCGGGCCATGACCCGTGTACTGCTCGCCGAGGATGACGCGTCCATCTCGGAGCCGCTCGCCCGCGCACTGCGCCGCGAGGGTTACGAAGTCGAGGTGCGCGAGGACGGCCCGACCGCGCTCGACGCCGGTCTCCAGGGCAATATCGACCTCGTCGTCCTGGACCTGGGGCTGCCCGGCATGGACGGCCTGGAGGTCGCCCGCCGGCTGCGCAACGAAGGCCATTCCTTCCCCATCCTGGTGCTGACCGCCCGCGCCGACGAGGTGGACACCGTCGTCGGCCTGGACGCCGGCGCCGACGACTACGTCACCAAGCCCTTCCGGCTCGCCGAACTCCTCGCCCGGGTACGGGCCCTGCTGCGCCGCGGCTCCTCCGCCGAGCCCCAGCAGCCGCCCGCCACCCACGGCGTCCGCATCGACGTCGAGTCGCACCGTGCGTGGATGGGTGACGAGGAACTGCAGCTCACGGCGAAGGAGTTCGACCTGCTGCGGGTCCTGGTGCGGGACGCGGGCCGGGTTGTCACCCGCGACCAGCTGATGCGCGAGGTCTGGGACACCACCTGGTGGTCCTCCACGAAGACGCTCGACATGCACATCTCCTGGCTGCGCAAGAAGCTCGGGGACGACGCCGCCAATCCCCGCTACATCGCCACCGTCCGCGGAGTCGGCTTCCGCTTCGAGAAGAGCTAGGGGCCCGTGCGCCGCCGCCTGATCAACTCCACGCTCGCCGTGGTGCTCGTCGTGATCGCCGTCTTCGGCGTCTCGCTCGTCATCGTCGAGACCCGCACCATCCAGGCGGGCGCCCAGGAGAGCGTGGAGTCCGAGGCGGTCCGGCTGGTCGGGATAGTGGAGAGCCGGCTGGGCAGCGGCGAGAAGATCACCCCGGACATCCTCTCCGAGCAGATCACCGCCAAGCGGTACGCGAAGATCAGGGTGCCGGGCAAGGCGCCGATCGAGATCGGGACGCGGCCCTCGGGCACTGTCATCCAGTCGCAGGTGACCGGGGACCGCGGTGAGTCGGTCACGGTCCAGGCCTCCCGCTCCATGGTCAGCGCGGAGATCGGGCGGACGCTGCTGGTCATCCTGGCCGTGGCGCTGCTGGCGATCATCGCGGCCGTCATCCTGGCCGTCCGCCAGGGCCGCCGGCTGACCGCGCCGCTCACCGACCTCGCGGAGACCGCCGAACGTCTCGGCTCCGGCGACCCCCGCCCGCGCCACCGCCGCTACGGCGTCCAGGAGCTGGACCGGGTCGCCGATGTGCTGGACGCCAGCGCCGAGCGGATCGCGCGGATGCTGACCGCCGAGCGGCGGCTGGCCGCGGACGCCTCGCACCAGCTGCGGACGCCGCTGACCGCGCTGTCCATGCGGCTGGAGGAGATCACCGTCACCGACGACCCGGACACCGTGAAGGAAGAGGCCACCATCGCGCTGGCGCAGGTGGAGCGGCTGACGGACGTCGTCCAGCGGCTGCTGACCAACTCCCGGGACCCGCGCAGCGGCTCGGCGGTCGCCTTCGACCTGGACGAGGTGGTCAAGCAGCAGATCGAGGAGTGGCGGCCGGCCTACCGCAGCGCCGGGCGGGCCATTGTGCGCTCCGGCAAGAAGGGGCTGCGGGCCGTCGGCACACCGGGCGCGGTCGCCCAGGTGATGGCCACCCTGATCGAGA includes:
- a CDS encoding COG1470 family protein, whose product is MPFRTRTAVSGVVLATAAVLPCSAAAAARPAAAPAPPGWSAAPAPGDGAAPGTPDRPYFYLEGAPGTVISDRLSLSNPTGHTVTVRLRGSTPGAWLTLASTEVKVPPRTRASVPFTVTVPRDAAPGERSGSLRATGGRGSGAGGRGAVPVHLRVTGAALSALSVENVSVGGRGGPGGRGERGGAAVIRYTLVNRGNTVLTPRLAVHADGLFGPVLRRATRTLPVALRPGQSVDLTEKWADPPGLDAADVRLVVTAGGGAHGSATATYTAVPWGVVAGPAVLLAAGGGGLVVLRRRRRGTGAGGVRGTKSAPETAGDARPSEGGRTDAAGQLASTGPGARS
- a CDS encoding peptide MFS transporter gives rise to the protein MASSLTKDAAQQGNPVDGGKTFFGHPRGLATLFMTEMWERYSFYGMKALLPLYLIAPGGMHMQATTATAIYSVYMAMVYLLAMPGGWVADRFWGPRKTVAIGALVVIAGHITLALPSAASFFAGLVLVAIGSGLLKANISTMVGHLYDGPQDPRRDGGFTLFYIGINIGALLAPLSIGTVGESVNWHLGFTLAAVGMALGLAQFLLGSRHLSPESSVVAQPATDQEKASTLRKGLIWLAVAAVFYTLLGVTGNFADWALMPITIAGLVIPIAVLVRMKRDKELTELEQSKLSGYMWFFAVAAVFWMIYDQNGSTLSIFGANSTTNDLLGFHFPTSWYQSLNPLFIMALAPVVASAWLWLNRRDKEPSTAVKFASSLALIGISFAVFLIPLIDTAAHGGKVSPMWLVAIYFIQTVSELCLSPVGLSVTTKMAPAKYTSQMMGVWFLAVTAGDSVSGLLTSPQLNVNLNTAASVTVEAVFAVIAGLGIWTSRKRIKELMGSVN
- a CDS encoding response regulator transcription factor, with the translated sequence MTRVLLAEDDASISEPLARALRREGYEVEVREDGPTALDAGLQGNIDLVVLDLGLPGMDGLEVARRLRNEGHSFPILVLTARADEVDTVVGLDAGADDYVTKPFRLAELLARVRALLRRGSSAEPQQPPATHGVRIDVESHRAWMGDEELQLTAKEFDLLRVLVRDAGRVVTRDQLMREVWDTTWWSSTKTLDMHISWLRKKLGDDAANPRYIATVRGVGFRFEKS
- a CDS encoding ATP-binding protein, with product MRRRLINSTLAVVLVVIAVFGVSLVIVETRTIQAGAQESVESEAVRLVGIVESRLGSGEKITPDILSEQITAKRYAKIRVPGKAPIEIGTRPSGTVIQSQVTGDRGESVTVQASRSMVSAEIGRTLLVILAVALLAIIAAVILAVRQGRRLTAPLTDLAETAERLGSGDPRPRHRRYGVQELDRVADVLDASAERIARMLTAERRLAADASHQLRTPLTALSMRLEEITVTDDPDTVKEEATIALAQVERLTDVVQRLLTNSRDPRSGSAVAFDLDEVVKQQIEEWRPAYRSAGRAIVRSGKKGLRAVGTPGAVAQVMATLIENSLMHGDGTVALRTRVTGNQAVVEVTDAGPGVPPDLGSRVFERTVSGRNSTGLGLAVARDLAEADGGRLELLQQHPPVFALFLAREAEPVEE